A genomic segment from Nicotiana sylvestris chromosome 1, ASM39365v2, whole genome shotgun sequence encodes:
- the LOC138871349 gene encoding uncharacterized protein — protein sequence MMIRASESNLVKAPDSTKETPLTVEGMTEKPSSLNSKPPVLVVKGLSRDIGARPESSKVVVPGISSKPVIVVKRAPTTPIIIKLVTQLPVVDAKADPWNYKQVIVTYKGEEIEEEVNETGGLTRSGRCFTPEELRKAKPFKDSPMPVKKSITEEEAEEFLKKMKVQDYSIVEVLVDNGSSANICPLSTLQKLKIGTERIHLNSVCVRGFDGGGKYSVGDIMLELSIGPVEFTMEFQVLDVAVSYNPLLGRPRIHAAKAVPYSLHQMVKFEWDTQEIVVHGDEDLSAYIDTIVPFIEAEDDKGPWIYQTFETVSIEKIPEGKCIPGPKLSSTSVMVANEMLKNGFVPGKGLGSSLQGIVHPVCPGGNLGTFGLGFMPTEKDVKRVKNLKQKVWSLPKPVPHISKSFVKPGVEKPPTSSIPKPVVDVDKKLIKRFQSLFEEVNMVEVGESSKYDEEATFEEISKELKQFEEKPKPNLSETEAINFGDQDDVREIKISVNLEPRIKEEIIKILFEYKDVFAWSYDDMPGLSTDLVVHKLPTDPAFPPIKQKLQKFKTDMSVKIKEEITK from the exons atgatgattcgggccagtGAAAGCAATTTGGTTAAAGCTCCAGACTCTACCAAAGAAACGCCCTTGACAGTTGAAGGGATGACAGAAAAGCCGAGCTCACTCAACTCGAAACCACCAGTGTTGGTCGTGAAAGGGCTGTCGAGAGATATCGGGGCAAGGCCGGAAAGTTcaaaagtggtagtaccagggatTTCAAGTAAGCCTGTCATAGTTGTGAAGAGGGCTCCTACTACCCCTATCATCATTAAACTAGTAACCCAGCTTCCAGTGGTGGATGCCAAGGCTGATCCGTGGAATTATAAACAAGTgatagtgacatacaaaggaGAAGAAATAGAGGAAGAAGTTAATGAAACTGGAGGATTGACTCGTTCTGGGAGATGTTTCACCCCAGAAGAATTAAGGAAAGCCAAGCCATTCAAGGATAGCCCAATGCCAGTAAAGAAATCGATCACtgaggaagaggctgaggagttcctgaaaaagatgaaagtgcaggattattccattgtgga ggttttggttgataatGGCTCTAGTGCGAATATTTGTCCCTTGTCTACTCTGCAAAAACTGAAGATTGGCACCGAAAGAATCCACTTGAACAGTGTGTGTGTTCGAGGCTTTGATGGGGGCGGTAAATATTCTGTTGGAGATATAATGCTCGAATTGTCGATAGGGCCTGTTGagtttactatggaattccaagtgttagatGTGGCTGTCTCCTACAACCCGTTGTTAGGCAGGCCCCGTATACATGCTGCTAAGGCAGTCCCATATTCTctgcaccaaatggtgaagtttgaatgggacacgcaggaaatagttgtgcacggtgaTGAAGACTTGTCAGCCTATATTGATACAATTGTTCCATTCATCGaagctgaagatgataagggaccttggATCTATCAGACTTTCGAAACAGTTTCTATTGAGAAAATCcctgaaggaaaatgcattccgGGTCCTAAGCTATCCTCCACGTCTGTCATGGTTGCgaatgaaatgttaaagaatggttttgtgcCCGGCAAGGGTCTAGGCTCATCTCTGCAGGGTATTGTGCATCCAGTGTGCCCCGGTGGGAATCttggtacatttggtttgggattcatgcccACAGAGAAGGAtgtgaaaagggttaaaaatctgaaacagaAGGTATGGTCGCTCCCCAAGCCCGTCCCACACATctctaagtcttttgtcaagccagggGTCGAAAAGCCTCCAACCTCCTCAATCCCAAAACCTGTGGTCGATGTTGATAAAAAGCTGATCAAGAGGTTCCAAAGTCTGTTCGAAgaggtcaatatggtagaagttggtgaaAGCTCTA aatatgatgaagaagcaacatttgaggaaatcagtaaagagctaaaacaatttgaagaaaaaccaaagcctaattTAAGTGAGACCGAAGCAATCAATTTTGGGGACCAGGATGATGTTAGGGAAATCAAGATAAGTGTGAATTTAGAACCGCGAATTAAGGAGGAAATAATCAAAatattgtttgagtacaaagatgtctttgcatggtcatatgatgatatgccgggcctgagcactgatctggtagttcataaattgccaactgatccagcattccctcctatCAAGCAAAAGTTGcaaaagttcaagactgatatgagtgtgaagatcaaagaagaaatcacaaagtaG
- the LOC138871338 gene encoding uncharacterized protein — protein MVEIRGMLQQLIGTNGKMQEKLAIHESVIKNIETQLGQLSMALNNRPQGTLPADTNINPKEQNPNQLMAVSLRNGRDLDKEQEVAQASKETTPATPIPLEGQDEKGKAKVNEQAAEQVVPLVPQNPNRENPASSEQRVIPVPFPHRLVKQKKEDQYKKFMEMLRQIQLNIPLMDALREMPGYAKMMKDLMSQKFDFQDLSTVTLTQTCSAIVTRPMAQKMSDLGSFTIPCTIGSYAFAKALCDLGASINLMPLVVYTKLGIGRARTTSMLLQLANRTVKKPTGIFDDVLVQVGKFVFPADFVIMDCQVDKEIPIILGRPFLATGRALIDCETGELKMRLNDEEVIFNVQQSMRRPSEYANCSLVEAVDVILQEDDVTLTVKDPLEACLTNLEGW, from the exons ATGGTAGAGATCAGAGGGATGCTCCAGCAACTCATTGGGACAAATGGTAAGATGCAAGAAAAGTTGGCAATACATGAGTCAGTTATAAAGAACATTGAAACTCAGTTGGGGCAGTTGTCTATGGCTTTAAACAATCGCCCCCAGGGAACATTGCCAGCGGATACAAATATTAACCCCAAGGAGCAAAACCCGAATCAGCTGATGGCAGTAAGTCTTCGAaatgggagagatttagacaaAGAGCAGGAGGTTGCACAAGCCAGCAAAGAGACTACCCCAGCCACTCCAATTCCACTAGAG GGTCAAGATGAAAAGGGTAAGGCTAAGGTAAATGAACAAGCTGCAGAACAGGTGGTGCCACTTGTGCCACAGAACCCCAACAGAGAGAATCCAGCAAGCAGTGAACAAAGGGTGATACCTGTACCATTCCCTCATAGACTggtaaaacaaaagaaggaagatcAATACAAGAAATTTATGGAGATGCTGCGTCAAATTCAGCTGAATATTCCTTTGATGGATGCCTTGAGGGAGATGCCAGGTTATGCGAAGATGATGAAAGACCTAATGTCACAgaagtttgattttcaggacctatCCACAGTGACTCTGACGCAGACCTGTAGCGCAATAGTGACCAGACCGATGGCTCAAAAGATGTCCGACCTAGGTAGCTTCACTATTCCATGCACGATTGGGAGTTAcgcctttgcaaaggcattatgtgatttgggagccagcataaatttgatgcctctgGTTGTATACACTAAACTGGGCATTGGCAGAGCTAGAACAACTTCGATGTTGCTGCAACTGGCTAACCGCACGGTAAAAAAGCCTACTGGGATttttgatgatgtgttggtgcaagtgGGGAAGTTCGTATTCCCTGCGGACTTTGTTATTATGGATTGTCAGGTAGATAAGGAGATACCTATCATTTTAGGTAGGCCATTTTTAGCCACTGGGAGAGCCCTGATCGATTGTGAGactggggaattaaaaatgagactgaacgatgaagaagtcatattcaatGTTCAGCAATCTATGAGGAGACCCAGTGAATATGCTAATTGCTCTCTAGTGGAGGCAGTGGATGTGATCCTGCAAGAAGATGATGTGACCCTGACTGTTaaagatccattggaggcatgTCTGACAAATTTAGAAGGATGGTGA